Proteins found in one Chloroherpetonaceae bacterium genomic segment:
- a CDS encoding NHL repeat-containing protein: MKKMLLISLLLFIAENAAAQFTTGQAANVVLGQGGFTAGVTNGLDGAGFNLPSGVAVDPVSGKVFVADQSNHRVLRFTSAAAMMTGSAAEAAFGQPDLFSNTANNGGLSASTMNAPSGVAVDGSGNLYVADQNNHRVLRFANAATALTGAAATVALGQPNLTSGTANNGGRSASSMNFPIGVAVDGSGNLYVADANNHRVLRFASAATALTGAVATFALGQPDLVSGTSNNVGLSASTMILP, from the coding sequence ATGAAAAAAATGTTATTGATTTCATTACTGCTTTTCATCGCAGAAAATGCAGCCGCGCAATTTACAACCGGACAGGCGGCAAATGTTGTCTTGGGACAAGGCGGCTTTACAGCAGGCGTGACAAACGGTCTTGACGGCGCGGGCTTTAACTTACCAAGCGGCGTAGCGGTCGACCCTGTTTCGGGCAAAGTCTTTGTGGCTGACCAAAGTAACCACCGCGTTTTGCGCTTTACGAGCGCGGCGGCAATGATGACCGGTAGCGCGGCGGAAGCGGCGTTTGGACAACCCGATTTGTTCAGCAACACAGCAAACAACGGCGGTCTCTCTGCAAGCACAATGAATGCTCCATCCGGCGTGGCGGTCGACGGGTCGGGTAACTTGTATGTGGCTGACCAAAACAACCACCGCGTTTTGCGCTTTGCGAATGCGGCAACGGCGCTAACGGGCGCGGCGGCAACGGTTGCGCTCGGACAACCCAACCTCACAAGCGGCACGGCTAACAACGGCGGTCGCTCGGCAAGCTCAATGAATTTTCCAATCGGCGTGGCGGTCGATGGGTCGGGCAACTTGTATGTGGCTGACGCAAACAACCACCGCGTTCTGCGTTTTGCGAGTGCGGCAACGGCGCTAACGGGCGCGGTGGCAACGTTTGCGCTCGGACAACCCGACCTTGTGAGCGGCACATCAAACAACGTCGGTCTCTCGGCAAGCACGATGATTCTTCCATAA